CGTTTACGACCGCGAGTCGCTGCGGGCGGTCAAGACCACCAAGCTGCCGCCGCTGCCGCCCCAGTACAAGGGCACGTCCCTGGGCATCACCTTCATCTTCAACCTGGAGCCTGGCAAGTGAGTGCATTCCCGGTCCCGCATCCGCGGCACGTGCTGCGCTGCCTGGTCCTCGCCGGCCTGCTGGTGGTCCTGACCGCCGGCGGCGCCGTGGCCCAGCGCAACGCCGACTACATCATCGAGCACACCTCGACCGCGTTCATCAAGACCGACGTCAAGATGACGCCGCTGGACGTGCTGGCCGGCGGCGAGAAGTCGGTCCGCGCCGCCGACCTCCTCTTCCAGGTGGTGGGCAACGACCTCTACTACAGCGGCCTGTTCCGGGTGGGCGAGAAGGAGGGGGGCGCCGACAGCCTCGCCTTCCAGTACGCCATCGAGGGCACCGTCGAGGGTCCCCTGCGCGACGCCGGCCAGACCGGCGAGGACGCCCCGACGACCATCAGCCTCAACCTGCTGACCTGGCCGGGGCGGCAGCTCATCCTGAACAAGCGCTACCGACCGCTGCCGTCCCAGATGCGCCCGACGGCCCACCACTTCGCCAACGAGGTGATCTACGCCCTGACCGGCGAGAAGGGGATCACCATGACCCGGGTGGTGTTCTCCCGCGACGACGGCACCGGCAGTGACCTCTACGTGGTCGACTACGACGGCGAGGGGGTGCAGCGCCTCACCTCGAACCGGGTGCTGAACATCTGCCCGAGCTGGTCGCCGGACAACAGCCGGATCGCCTTCACGAGCTACCGCAACCACTTGCAGGGTCTGTTCCTGCTCGACACGACCAACGGCCGGGTCACCCAGATCATCGAGCAGGGGGGGCTGAACTTCGGGGCCGACTGGCATCCGGACGGCACCGAACTGCTGGTTTCCCTGTCCCGGTCGGGCAGCCCGGAGATCTACCGCATCACCCCGGAGGGGAAGATCATCAAGCGGCTGACGGTCTCGCCGGCCATCGAAATCAGCCCCAGCTGGTCGCCCGGGGGCCGGGATCTGGTTTTCAGTAGTGACAGGACGGGCACGCCTCAGTTATATATCATCGACAGCGAGGGAACCGGCCGACGCCGGTTGACCTTCGAGGGCCGGTACAACGAATCGGCGGTCTGGTCGCCCAACGGCGACAAGATCGCCTACGCGACCCGGGAGGGGGACTTCACCCAGATCGTGGTCATGAAGTCCACCGGCGAAGACCGTCGCATCGTCACCGACGGCAAGTGGCGCAACTGCGAAGACCCCAGCTGGGCTCCGGACGGCCGACACCTGGTGTTCGCTTCGGATCGCAGCGGAGTCTTCAAGTTGTATGTGTACGACGACGTGGAAGGCAGCTTCCGCCAGTTGACATTCGGGAATGAACCCGATATTTCTCCCGACTGGTCCCACTAGCCCGCAGGGATGCGGGTGGTCGGATCGGCGAGGACAACACCGACAAAATCGCAAGGAGAGTTCCGGCATGAACCGAGCTTGGATGAACCGCACGCTGCTGCTTCTGGCCAGCTTCTCGCTGATCGCCGCCCTGACGCTGCTGGCGGGGTGCGGCGGCGGTGATGCCGCCGTCGAGGACGATCCCACCGCCGGGGCGGGCCAGCAGGTCGAGGAACTGGCGCCGCCGCCGGTCGCCGAGGAGAGGACCGAGCCCGTGGTGCCCGAGCGCCCGGACTACGCCAACATGGATCCGTCCGAGTACGGCGTCCAGGACGTCTTCTTCGGCTTCGACCAGTACGAATTGGACAACAAGGCCATGGGAATCCTGTCGGCCAATGCGCGGGCCATCCGCGAGGCCGGCACCGTGATCCTGATCAGCGGCCACTGCGACGAGCGGGGCACGCTGGAGTACAACCTGGCTCTGGGCGAGAAGCGCGCCAACGCCGTGCGCGACTACCTGGTGAGCCTGGGCGTGCCGGCCTCGAAGCTGCGCGTGACCAGCTACGGCGAGAACCGCCCCTTCGCCAAGGGCAGCAACGAGGACGCCTGGGCCAAGAACCGCCGCGCCCACTTCGAGCGTCCGTAACGGAACAACGGCCGGCGTTCGCGGAGGCCGGCCGGAGAGCAGGGAAGCGTCATGGAGTTCACCAAGGCCGGCCGTGGCCGGCGGCCTGGGGTGTCGCGGCGCCGACCCGGAACGATGGCGGCGGCCGGCATCCTGGCGAT
The nucleotide sequence above comes from bacterium. Encoded proteins:
- a CDS encoding PD40 domain-containing protein; protein product: MSAFPVPHPRHVLRCLVLAGLLVVLTAGGAVAQRNADYIIEHTSTAFIKTDVKMTPLDVLAGGEKSVRAADLLFQVVGNDLYYSGLFRVGEKEGGADSLAFQYAIEGTVEGPLRDAGQTGEDAPTTISLNLLTWPGRQLILNKRYRPLPSQMRPTAHHFANEVIYALTGEKGITMTRVVFSRDDGTGSDLYVVDYDGEGVQRLTSNRVLNICPSWSPDNSRIAFTSYRNHLQGLFLLDTTNGRVTQIIEQGGLNFGADWHPDGTELLVSLSRSGSPEIYRITPEGKIIKRLTVSPAIEISPSWSPGGRDLVFSSDRTGTPQLYIIDSEGTGRRRLTFEGRYNESAVWSPNGDKIAYATREGDFTQIVVMKSTGEDRRIVTDGKWRNCEDPSWAPDGRHLVFASDRSGVFKLYVYDDVEGSFRQLTFGNEPDISPDWSH
- the pal gene encoding peptidoglycan-associated lipoprotein Pal, translating into MDPSEYGVQDVFFGFDQYELDNKAMGILSANARAIREAGTVILISGHCDERGTLEYNLALGEKRANAVRDYLVSLGVPASKLRVTSYGENRPFAKGSNEDAWAKNRRAHFERP